The following are encoded together in the Bradymonas sediminis genome:
- a CDS encoding prolipoprotein diacylglyceryl transferase — protein MNILAALPYWQFGPWTLIDNVPGFNMPLQIHSFGMLVAIGLLLALTMGSRRAEQKMGFSGESFQNFGFFLIAFGWCFSHVFDVVFYQPEQLAENPWIIFQVWGSISSYGGLLGGIIAVFIWKKMHPDMDLLKWADHAAWALPFAWFFGRMGCASVHDHPGGLAPDGWPLALLFPDGTIRHDLGFYEMMWWGVIVATFVILDRKPRPKGFFLGLLFVMYAPIRFTLDFLRVWPQSAEGTIDVNGFVQFFLDILQVQAEVYTYGGDKRYFDLTPAQFVSMGIFTAGVIILSRAMKKEPVTWEKFEHPNPNGEKPKSE, from the coding sequence ATGAACATCCTTGCCGCCCTGCCCTATTGGCAATTTGGGCCGTGGACTTTGATCGACAATGTGCCGGGCTTCAATATGCCCCTGCAGATCCACTCCTTCGGGATGCTGGTGGCCATCGGGTTGCTCCTGGCGCTGACGATGGGCAGCCGGCGCGCCGAGCAGAAGATGGGTTTTAGCGGGGAATCCTTCCAGAACTTTGGCTTCTTCCTGATCGCCTTTGGCTGGTGCTTCTCCCACGTCTTCGACGTCGTCTTCTACCAGCCCGAACAGCTCGCCGAAAACCCGTGGATTATCTTTCAGGTCTGGGGGTCGATCTCAAGCTACGGCGGCCTGCTCGGCGGTATCATCGCCGTGTTTATCTGGAAGAAGATGCACCCCGATATGGACCTGCTCAAATGGGCCGACCACGCCGCGTGGGCCCTGCCCTTCGCCTGGTTCTTCGGGCGCATGGGCTGTGCTTCGGTCCACGACCACCCCGGCGGCCTGGCCCCGGACGGCTGGCCGCTGGCGCTGCTCTTCCCCGACGGCACCATCCGCCACGACCTTGGCTTTTACGAGATGATGTGGTGGGGCGTCATCGTCGCGACCTTCGTCATCCTGGACCGCAAGCCGCGCCCCAAGGGCTTCTTCCTGGGCCTGCTCTTCGTGATGTACGCGCCGATTCGCTTCACCCTGGACTTCTTGCGCGTCTGGCCGCAGTCGGCCGAAGGCACCATCGACGTCAACGGCTTCGTCCAATTCTTCCTGGACATCCTCCAGGTCCAGGCCGAGGTCTATACCTACGGCGGCGACAAACGCTATTTCGACCTGACTCCGGCGCAATTTGTGTCCATGGGTATCTTCACCGCGGGCGTGATTATTCTGAGCCGCGCGATGAAAAAAGAACCGGTCACCTGGGAGAAATTCGAACACCCCAATCCCAATGGCGAGAAGCCAAAATCTGAGTAG
- the aroC gene encoding chorismate synthase, with amino-acid sequence MRGNIFGNLLTLTTFGESHGPAMGAVIDGCPAGIALDADDFSAQLFRRRPGQSSITTGRAEADEPQILSGVFDGETLGTPICVLVHNRDARSRDYDPNYYRAGHADRVWQEKYGHRDHRGGGRASGRETLCRVIGGVVAEKILPPEVSIVGFTRQIGQLRAEDVPADLTRQKVDAHETRCPDPAVADAISAELRACKEQGDSRGGIIELWIDGLPMGLGEPVFRKAKNLLPNAIMSVGAVVGCTLGDAAHDATMRGIDFHTGVSGAGADAGISPAANGIQGGITNGERIRLLAYFKPASTVGSMATSGRHDPCIVPRAVPVLESMVALVLADLYLNTALDRVGDLRS; translated from the coding sequence ATGCGCGGAAATATCTTTGGAAATCTGCTGACCCTGACGACCTTCGGTGAATCCCACGGGCCCGCGATGGGCGCGGTCATCGACGGGTGCCCGGCGGGCATCGCGCTGGACGCAGACGACTTCAGCGCCCAGCTTTTCCGCCGCCGCCCGGGGCAATCGAGCATCACCACCGGGCGCGCCGAGGCCGACGAACCCCAGATTCTAAGCGGTGTCTTCGACGGAGAGACCCTGGGCACCCCGATCTGCGTATTAGTGCATAATCGCGACGCCCGAAGCCGCGACTACGACCCGAATTATTACCGCGCCGGCCACGCCGACCGCGTCTGGCAGGAGAAATACGGCCACCGCGACCACCGCGGCGGCGGGCGCGCCTCGGGGCGCGAGACCCTCTGCCGGGTCATCGGCGGCGTGGTCGCCGAGAAGATCCTGCCGCCCGAGGTGAGCATCGTCGGCTTCACCCGCCAGATCGGGCAATTGCGCGCCGAGGACGTCCCGGCCGACCTCACCCGCCAGAAGGTCGACGCCCACGAAACCCGTTGCCCGGACCCGGCCGTCGCCGACGCAATCTCGGCCGAGCTGCGCGCCTGCAAGGAACAGGGCGACTCACGCGGCGGCATCATCGAATTGTGGATCGACGGCCTCCCGATGGGGCTTGGCGAGCCGGTCTTTCGCAAGGCCAAAAACCTGCTGCCCAACGCCATCATGAGCGTGGGCGCAGTCGTCGGCTGCACCCTGGGCGACGCCGCCCACGACGCCACCATGCGCGGCATCGACTTCCACACCGGCGTCAGCGGCGCGGGCGCCGACGCCGGCATCAGCCCGGCCGCCAACGGCATCCAGGGCGGCATCACCAACGGCGAGCGCATCCGCCTGCTGGCGTATTTTAAGCCGGCGAGCACCGTGGGCTCGATGGCGACCAGCGGCCGCCACGACCCGTGCATCGTCCCGCGCGCCGTCCCGGTGCTCGAGTCGATGGTCGCGCTTGTGTTGGCAGATCTTTATTTGAATACGGCGCTGGATCGGGTGGGTGACCTGCGGTCGTAG
- a CDS encoding glycosyltransferase has translation MLTAIVHLLILIIFANRYFVGSFLKEVTAKKMNERVEDWEPQVSIVVPMFNEGERIVGTINSLANQDYAPDKLEIIVVDDQSTDDSYRWATEAAAKHPNVRVIQNPVNMGKRRGINRAVRQAESEIIVSVDSDVVVEDDAVRKLVACFVEDDIAAVGGRVNVLNKNENWLTRMQTIKYYFGYEYLKNVERAHRRVMCLSGCLTAYRRHVLVELEPVLEDRNVMGIPIKYGEDRFLTRHIIKAGYKTVLTLDAVSHTIAPPTLKGYFSQQIRWRRSNLVDYMGGLSHVWKLPPLVSLHYYSLFALLLVYPAVVFDSLVRGSFWNMAMIHLAMLAGFGTMYHIQTLALPKEDKVHPLNFLWMGIVMPVTYVALTPLAIFTLDSGSWETRGHKANRNDKLPDDVALDDLTPDESLPDEALPGAELPSPNP, from the coding sequence ATGCTTACAGCGATCGTTCATCTCTTGATCCTCATTATCTTCGCGAACCGCTATTTCGTCGGCTCGTTCTTGAAGGAGGTGACCGCTAAAAAGATGAATGAGCGCGTTGAGGATTGGGAGCCGCAGGTGAGTATTGTGGTGCCGATGTTCAACGAGGGCGAGCGCATCGTCGGGACCATCAATAGCCTGGCGAATCAGGATTATGCGCCCGATAAGTTGGAGATCATCGTGGTCGACGACCAGTCGACCGACGACAGCTATCGTTGGGCGACCGAGGCGGCGGCCAAACACCCGAATGTGCGCGTGATTCAGAACCCGGTCAATATGGGGAAGCGGCGCGGGATCAACCGCGCGGTGCGCCAGGCGGAGTCCGAGATCATTGTGTCGGTCGACTCCGACGTAGTGGTCGAGGATGACGCGGTGCGAAAGCTGGTCGCGTGTTTTGTCGAAGACGATATCGCGGCGGTCGGCGGGCGGGTCAATGTGCTCAATAAGAATGAGAATTGGCTCACGCGCATGCAGACCATCAAATATTATTTCGGCTACGAATACCTCAAAAATGTCGAGCGCGCCCATCGGCGCGTGATGTGTTTGTCCGGGTGCTTGACCGCCTATCGCCGCCACGTGCTCGTCGAGCTCGAGCCGGTGCTCGAGGACCGAAACGTGATGGGCATCCCCATCAAATACGGCGAAGATCGCTTTTTGACCCGCCATATTATCAAGGCCGGCTATAAGACGGTGCTCACCCTCGACGCGGTCAGCCACACCATCGCCCCGCCGACCCTCAAGGGGTATTTTAGCCAGCAGATTCGCTGGCGGCGCTCCAACCTGGTCGATTATATGGGCGGGCTGAGCCATGTGTGGAAATTGCCGCCGCTTGTATCCCTGCATTATTATTCACTTTTTGCGCTTTTGCTGGTCTATCCGGCGGTTGTGTTCGACTCCCTGGTGCGCGGATCGTTTTGGAATATGGCGATGATCCATCTGGCGATGTTGGCCGGTTTCGGGACCATGTATCATATCCAAACCCTGGCGCTGCCCAAGGAAGACAAGGTCCACCCGCTGAACTTTTTGTGGATGGGCATTGTTATGCCGGTGACCTATGTGGCGCTGACGCCGCTGGCGATCTTTACCCTGGACTCAGGCTCCTGGGAGACGCGCGGCCATAAGGCCAACCGCAATGATAAATTGCCCGATGATGTGGCGCTTGATGACTTGACGCCCGACGAATCGCTGCCCGACGAAGCTCTGCCAGGCGCCGAATTACCCTCGCCGAACCCATGA
- a CDS encoding nucleotide sugar dehydrogenase, with protein MSSSFESLRKSFEDHTATVAVIGQGYVGLPLALRFVAEGFRCIGIDINPQRVQQLSEGISHITDVSNDELREALDSGLYEPSFDFAHIAEADAVSICVPTPLNKTREPDLSYIRAAAESVAPYLKSGCLVVLESTTYPGTTNEVLTPMLILGDHELDDDIFVAFSPERVDPGNLKYKIGNTPKVVGGVTEMSGVLAKTLYDQVIDEVYPVTSATGAELVKLLENTFRAVNIALVNEMAIMCDRMDIDIWSVIDAASTKPFGFMPFYPGPGIGGHCIPLDPSYLSWKAKSFGFYNRFIESATDINTNMPRFVVNKLARILNDEGKALRDANIILLGMSYKPDVSDTRESPALDIWKHLTDWKANLSFHDPVVEYVEELDNQRSVALTPEVLAAADAVVVVTNHSAIDWEMVIEHAPLIFDTRNAIQSRASHIHKL; from the coding sequence ATGAGTTCATCGTTTGAGAGCCTTCGTAAATCGTTTGAAGACCACACCGCGACCGTCGCGGTCATCGGTCAGGGATATGTCGGACTTCCGCTGGCGCTGCGTTTTGTCGCCGAGGGATTTCGCTGTATCGGCATCGATATTAACCCGCAGCGTGTCCAGCAATTAAGCGAGGGCATCAGCCATATCACGGACGTCTCGAACGATGAGCTGCGCGAGGCGCTCGACTCCGGACTCTATGAGCCAAGCTTCGATTTCGCGCACATCGCCGAGGCCGACGCCGTCTCGATCTGCGTGCCCACCCCGCTCAATAAGACCCGCGAGCCCGACCTTTCGTATATCCGCGCGGCCGCCGAGAGCGTGGCGCCCTACCTTAAGTCGGGCTGCCTGGTGGTGCTCGAATCGACCACCTACCCCGGCACGACCAACGAAGTGCTCACGCCGATGCTCATCCTCGGAGACCACGAGCTGGACGACGATATCTTCGTGGCCTTTAGCCCCGAGCGCGTCGACCCGGGCAACCTCAAATATAAGATCGGCAACACCCCCAAGGTCGTCGGCGGCGTCACCGAGATGTCCGGCGTGCTCGCCAAGACCCTCTATGACCAGGTCATCGACGAGGTCTACCCGGTCACCAGCGCCACCGGCGCGGAGCTGGTTAAATTGCTCGAGAATACCTTCCGCGCGGTCAATATCGCGCTGGTCAACGAGATGGCGATCATGTGCGACCGCATGGATATCGACATCTGGAGCGTCATCGACGCCGCCTCGACCAAGCCCTTTGGCTTCATGCCCTTCTACCCGGGCCCGGGCATCGGCGGGCATTGCATCCCGCTGGACCCGAGCTACCTGAGCTGGAAGGCCAAGAGCTTCGGCTTCTATAACCGCTTCATCGAGAGCGCCACCGACATCAACACCAATATGCCGCGCTTCGTCGTCAATAAATTGGCGCGCATCCTCAACGACGAGGGCAAGGCGCTGCGCGACGCGAATATCATTCTGCTCGGCATGTCCTATAAGCCAGACGTCTCCGACACCCGCGAGTCCCCGGCGCTGGATATCTGGAAGCACCTCACCGACTGGAAGGCGAACCTCAGCTTCCACGACCCCGTGGTCGAATATGTCGAAGAGCTCGACAACCAACGCTCCGTCGCGCTCACGCCCGAAGTGCTCGCCGCGGCCGACGCCGTGGTCGTCGTGACCAACCACTCCGCCATCGACTGGGAGATGGTCATCGAACACGCGCCGCTGATCTTCGACACGCGAAACGCCATCCAATCCCGCGCCTCGCATATCCACAAGCTCTAA